Below is a genomic region from Burkholderia pyrrocinia.
CGCCGCATGGCAGCCGTGGCCACCGCCCAGTACACATACCTTCATCGTCGTCTCCGGTTGATCGAGTGTTTCCGAGACTACGCGGCCGTCCCCGCCGCGTCGCTTCAAAACGCGCAACGGCACGCCCGTTCGCGCAACGCAATCGCGGCGCGGCGCAAGAAGCCGCGCCCACGCATCCGCTACGAGGCCCATGAATGGACATTGCCCTTTCCCGCCATGCGCCGAACCGGCTCGGCACGCTGCAGGCGCCCGACGAAGTCGAACGCGCGGTCGCGCACCGGCTCGGGCCGCACCGGATGGCCGCGCGCGGCCGCGATCCGTTTCGCGCGGAGCTGTACGAAGTGCCGCTGCATCACGGCGCGCTGCTCGAACTCTGCTATGGCCGCGAAACGCGCATCGACTTCGGCGGCGACGCCGATCACTTCCTGTTCAGGCTGACGCTCGCCGGTGCGTGCGAGCTGCTGGCCGGCAGCGCCGTCGCGTGCGCCGGCCCCGGCGAACTGACCGTGTCGTCGCCCGCGCTCGCGAGCCGATTGAGCACGAGCCCCGATTGCCGCAACCTCGTGCTGCGGCTCGAACGCGGCGCGCTGGAACGCAAGCTGCAGGACATGCTGCAGGCGACGCTCACGCGGCCGCTGCAGTTCGAACTCGCGGCCGGCGGCGCGGGCGCGGGCGCCGCGCTCGTGCTGCCGACGTTCGAATACCTGTGCCGGCTCGGCGCGCAACCGGGCATCGGCACGGCCGCGACAACCTTCGGTGCCGACCTCACCGCGTGGCTGATGTCGCTGCTGCTCACGCACCTGCCGCACTCGCACAGCGACGCGCTCGCACGCGGCACGCCGCCGCTGCCCGCGCTTGTGCGCCGCGCGTGCGACCACGTCGACGCGCATCTCGGCGAACCGCTCGCGCTCGCCGCGCTGGCGGCCGTCGCCGGCGTCGCGCCGCGCACGCTGCAGCACGCATTCCGCGCGTTCCTGCACACCACGCCGGCCGCATATGTGCGCGAACGTCGGCTCGCCGCCGTGCACGCGGCGCTGCAACGCGGCGACGCGCGCAGCGTGACCGACGTGCTGATCGCGCACGGCATCCATGGCTTCGGTCATTTCGCGAAGGCGTATGCGCGGCGTTACGGCCAAGCGCCTTCCGTCACCGCGAGGAAACCACGATGACGCATCCCGCAACCGGCCGCCCCGCGGCCCCGGTTCGCGCCGACCCCGTGCCGCACGACGCCGACGCACCCGACGGCCTGCGCGTGCAGGATCTCGATCTCAACCTGCTGAAGACGTTTCGTGCGGTCTACGAGGAGCGGCACGTCGGCCGCGCGGCGCTGCGGCTCGGCGTCACGCAGCCGTCCGTCAGCTACGCGCTCGGCCGGCTGCGGCTGATGTTTCGCGACGCGCTGTTCGTGCGCACCGGCACCGGCGTCGAGCCGACGCCGCGCGCGCAGCGGCTCGCGCTATCGGTCGACAAGGCGCTCGCGATCCTGCAGGACGTGCTCGACGAAGGCTCGCGCTTCACGCCCGACAGCACGCAGCGCGTGTTCCGCCTGCACATGAGCGATTTCGCGGCGAGCGCGTTCCTGCCGACGCTGCTCGCTGCGTTCGACCAGCGTGCACCGGGCGCCGTGATCGAGACGCTGCACGTCGACGAATGCCAGTTGAACGTCGCGCTCGAATCGGGGCGCATCGATTTCGCGCTCGGGCATTTCGCCGACGCGTCGAGCCACTTCCAGCGCGCCGCGCTGCTGCACGAGCGCTGCGTGCTGCTGATGCCGCGCCGCACCGCGCAGCGCGTCGTTTTGCCCGACGATTTCGTGCTCGACGGCGCGGCGCCCGACGCATTGCGCTTCGTCGCGGTCACGTCGCATCCGCAGTCGATGCAATTGCTCGAACGGCACGGGCTGATGCCGCGCGTGCGCGCGGCGCTGCCCGATTTCATGGTGGTGCCCGCGCTGCTGCAGGACGGCGATTACGCACTGATCCTGCCGGAGACGATCGCGATCACGTTCGCGGCGCGGCAGCCGTGCGCGCTGTACGAAATCGCCGGCGCCGGTGAATGGGCCGTCAACGCGTACTGGCACCGGCGCTTCGATGCGGACCCCGGCCACCGCTGGCTGCGCGCATTGCTGCTCGAACTGTTCAATATCGGCCAGCAGGCGCCGTTCGACGCATGGCTCGCGCCGCAGCCGCCGGCCTGCGCATGACGACGCATGCAGGCGCAGGCCGGCGCGGGCCGGCCAGGTCGCGGCGATCAGAACGACGTGAGGATGCCCGCGACGATCGAGCTGGCGGTCGCGCCCGGCTTCGCAACCGCGACGCCGCCGCCCGCCGCGCCGTTGACGACGAAGCGCGCGTGCGCACCGTTGCGCACCATCGCGGCGCCCGTGTACAGCACCGTGCGCTTCGACAGCGGATAGTCGAAACGGATGCCGTACGAATCGGCATTGCCTTCGCTGTCCGCGACCTTCCGATAATGGCCGACGCTCAGCAGCAGCGACGCGCGCCCGATCGGCACCGTCGCGCTCAGTTCGATGATGTCGCTGTGCGGATACGCGCTCTGGCTGTCGATCGCGGTCGCGACATCGGGCCCGCCGCGATGGCGCAGGTACAGCGCGGCGACCTTCACGACGTTGAAGTCGTACGAAATCGCGCCGACCGTGTAGTTGCCGTTCGCGGCCGGGCTCGTATCGCCGAGCTTGGACGCGGCAACCGGGCTGAACTTCTGCTGCATGTAGTCGACGTCGACCGACAGCCCGCCGCGCACGTAGTTGACGCCCGCGCCGTACGTATCGCCCAGCGTCGCCGGCTGCCCGGCCGCGCCGTTCGTGCCGCGCGCGGCCATCGCGCGCAGCATGAAGCCCGCATAGCGCGGCGACGTGTAGCGCATCGAGTTGCGCACGCGCAGAAACGCAGGCCCGACGAAGTTGTTCGTCGCGTTGCCCCATGCGAGCCCCGCGCCGAGGCCGGGCAGGCTGTACGTGACGAGCGTCGTGTGCACGATCGTGTAGAGCTCGCCGAACTGCACGCCGCCGAACGGCCCCGTGATGCCGACCCACGCTTCGCGGCCGAACAGCGCGCTGCTGTTCGACAGCGCGCCGCTCGCTGCGTTGAAACCGTCCTCGAGCTTGAAGATCGTCGCGTAACCGCCGCCGAGATCCTCGACGCCCTTCAGCCCCCACTGCGTCGCGAACAGGTTGCCGCTGCCCATGCGCGTCACGTGGTTCGGCCCGGCGTTCGCGTATTCGATCGCGGTGTCGACGCGGCCGTAGAGCGTCACGCTCGATTGCGCGAATGCAGGCAGCGCGATGCACG
It encodes:
- a CDS encoding AraC family transcriptional regulator; the encoded protein is MDIALSRHAPNRLGTLQAPDEVERAVAHRLGPHRMAARGRDPFRAELYEVPLHHGALLELCYGRETRIDFGGDADHFLFRLTLAGACELLAGSAVACAGPGELTVSSPALASRLSTSPDCRNLVLRLERGALERKLQDMLQATLTRPLQFELAAGGAGAGAALVLPTFEYLCRLGAQPGIGTAATTFGADLTAWLMSLLLTHLPHSHSDALARGTPPLPALVRRACDHVDAHLGEPLALAALAAVAGVAPRTLQHAFRAFLHTTPAAYVRERRLAAVHAALQRGDARSVTDVLIAHGIHGFGHFAKAYARRYGQAPSVTARKPR
- a CDS encoding LysR family transcriptional regulator codes for the protein MTHPATGRPAAPVRADPVPHDADAPDGLRVQDLDLNLLKTFRAVYEERHVGRAALRLGVTQPSVSYALGRLRLMFRDALFVRTGTGVEPTPRAQRLALSVDKALAILQDVLDEGSRFTPDSTQRVFRLHMSDFAASAFLPTLLAAFDQRAPGAVIETLHVDECQLNVALESGRIDFALGHFADASSHFQRAALLHERCVLLMPRRTAQRVVLPDDFVLDGAAPDALRFVAVTSHPQSMQLLERHGLMPRVRAALPDFMVVPALLQDGDYALILPETIAITFAARQPCALYEIAGAGEWAVNAYWHRRFDADPGHRWLRALLLELFNIGQQAPFDAWLAPQPPACA
- a CDS encoding porin codes for the protein MNHPNGRADRLAVPLAALLACIALPAFAQSSVTLYGRVDTAIEYANAGPNHVTRMGSGNLFATQWGLKGVEDLGGGYATIFKLEDGFNAASGALSNSSALFGREAWVGITGPFGGVQFGELYTIVHTTLVTYSLPGLGAGLAWGNATNNFVGPAFLRVRNSMRYTSPRYAGFMLRAMAARGTNGAAGQPATLGDTYGAGVNYVRGGLSVDVDYMQQKFSPVAASKLGDTSPAANGNYTVGAISYDFNVVKVAALYLRHRGGPDVATAIDSQSAYPHSDIIELSATVPIGRASLLLSVGHYRKVADSEGNADSYGIRFDYPLSKRTVLYTGAAMVRNGAHARFVVNGAAGGGVAVAKPGATASSIVAGILTSF